From Lolium perenne isolate Kyuss_39 chromosome 5, Kyuss_2.0, whole genome shotgun sequence, a single genomic window includes:
- the LOC127302885 gene encoding uncharacterized protein, protein MPMEGDGGRAGATAQEGADGRLTARTPLTQGVIVDETPQVVPCVVVSTPGGRLYMEVVTTRLAEVCVELTVHPDPHPVLCPVRDEVLEADLRRRALLAAIARAYTVVNQYVFFFTREDQRFRGISIFHPLHGPESLSQRSSLIVADGFGVPGGNPPGMTFTGRTDMVANAFAQHCLAGIQGSFKARDAVPQLSRSMLGRLPFACQHCRRPLWFGPCCLRTFCRVCENHPTHMVDCDLVHAAVRMMPPFLLENGQQPPGEFDRLPHPLWCLYRYVSGDRYTLVSYFQVVDAHYYQRDTGIRFATHLYRRGSPTRWIWCLELTFTILRDQHLHITWRVHLADEFDTWRAPTGADDIQSELRQQGDRKPDLKKRK, encoded by the exons ATGCCGATGGAAGGCGACGGAGGTCGCGCCGGCGCCACGGCGCAAGAAGGCGCTGACGGTCGCCTTACCGCGCGCACGCCGCTGACGCAGGGCGTGATCGTGGATGAGACGCCCCAGGTGGTTCCCTGCGTCGTCGTCAGCACGCCTGGCGGGCGTCTGTACATGGAG GTCGTCACCACCAGATTGGCCGAGGTGTGCGTGGAGTTGACGGTCCATCCGGATCCGCACCCCGTCCTTTGTCCCGTCCGCGATGAGGTGCTGGAGGCCGACTTGCGGCGACGCGCGCTGTTGGCCGCCATTGCCAGGGCGTACACTGTTGTCAATCAGTATGTTTTTTTCTTCACGCGAGAGGACCAGAGGTTCCGCGGCATCAGCATTTTCCACCCTTTACACGGACCGGAATCA CTGAGTCAGAGATCCAGCCTCATTGTAGCTGATGGATTTGGTGTTCCCGGTGGGAACCCACCAGGGATGACCTTCACCGGGAGGACAGATATGGTGGCAAATGCTTTCGCCCAG CACTGTTTGGCTGGCATTCAGGGAAGCTTCAAGGCGAGGGACGCGGTTCCCCAGCTG TCGAGATCCATGTTGGGTCGCTTGCCTTTTGCGTGCCAGCACTGTCGAAGGCCACTGTGGTTCGGCCCGTGCTGCCTCAGGACGTTCTGTAGGGTTTGCGAGAACCACCCGACCCACATGGTCGATTGCGATCTTGTTCATGCAGCGGTTCGGATGATGCCGCCGTTCCTGCTGGAGAACGGGCAGCAGCCGCCGGGAGAGTTCGACAGGCTGCCGCACCCACTATGGTGCTTGTATCGGTACGTATCTGGAGACAGGTATACGCTGGTATCCTACTTTCAGGTAGTGGATGCCCATTACTATCAGAGGGACACCGGCATCAGGTTTGCCACGCATTTGTACCGGAGAGGGAGTCCTACCAGGTGGATCTGGTGTCTTGAGCTCACCTTCACTATTCTGCGGGATCAACATCTTCACATCACATGGAGGGTCCACCTGGCCGATGAGTTTGATACATGGCGGGCTCCAACAG GTGCAGATGACATTCAGAGCGAGCTGAGGCAACAGGGAGACAGGAAACCCGACCTCAAGAAACGCAAGTGA